From the Sphingomonas aliaeris genome, one window contains:
- a CDS encoding spinster family MFS transporter produces the protein MAGGREEGIASARSARASDDRYAWLVLGLLCIVYVLNFLDRQLLSILAKPIQDDLGITDGQLGRLGGLYFAMFYCILGVPVAWLADRGNRVRVLTIACALWSAATIACGMSHSYGQLAAARMSVGIGEAGGVPPSYSIISDYFPSDRRGLALGLFNLGPPLGQALGVAFGAKIAAAYDWRLAFILLGAAGLIAAAGVWAFVREPRRGATDTRPVAMPEVAGEAASFGGTLRLFFDRKTLLLVSLAAGATQFVTYATLGFTTLFLMREKDMTLDQVAIWYALVLAIGVSAGIYLSGRIIDRRAATDPQIYGTMPGIALLLAIPFFIGFVWAPTWPLAIVFLIGPTFLNYFYLTPAVTYVQNAVAPRQRTLAGAVLLLIMNLIGLGLGPTWLGMASDWFKASHPGHSLQLAFYTLVPFYFVAIALHFASARALRREHSETAP, from the coding sequence ATGGCGGGCGGACGCGAAGAAGGGATCGCGTCCGCGCGGTCGGCCAGGGCGAGCGACGATCGGTATGCGTGGTTGGTGCTCGGCCTGCTGTGCATCGTCTACGTACTCAACTTCCTCGACCGGCAATTGCTGTCGATCCTCGCTAAGCCGATCCAGGACGATCTTGGTATCACCGATGGTCAATTGGGCCGGCTCGGCGGGCTGTACTTCGCTATGTTCTATTGCATTCTCGGCGTGCCCGTCGCGTGGCTCGCGGATCGCGGCAACCGCGTTCGCGTTCTCACGATCGCCTGTGCGTTGTGGAGCGCGGCGACGATCGCTTGCGGAATGTCGCACTCCTACGGCCAGTTAGCGGCGGCGCGAATGAGCGTCGGGATCGGCGAGGCGGGTGGCGTTCCGCCCTCCTATTCGATCATCTCCGATTACTTTCCGTCCGACCGCCGCGGGCTGGCGCTCGGACTGTTCAATCTCGGGCCGCCTTTGGGCCAGGCGCTCGGCGTGGCGTTCGGCGCGAAGATCGCCGCCGCCTATGACTGGCGGCTTGCCTTCATCCTGCTCGGCGCCGCCGGGCTGATCGCGGCCGCCGGCGTCTGGGCGTTTGTTCGCGAACCAAGACGCGGGGCGACGGATACGCGACCGGTTGCGATGCCGGAAGTCGCCGGTGAAGCGGCCTCGTTCGGGGGAACGCTCCGGCTGTTCTTCGATCGCAAGACTCTGTTGCTGGTTTCGCTGGCGGCAGGGGCTACGCAATTCGTCACCTACGCCACGCTCGGTTTCACCACGTTGTTTCTGATGCGTGAGAAGGACATGACGCTCGATCAGGTCGCGATCTGGTACGCGCTGGTGCTGGCGATCGGTGTAAGTGCGGGTATCTACCTGTCTGGGCGGATCATCGACCGCCGTGCCGCGACGGATCCGCAAATATATGGCACGATGCCCGGTATCGCATTGCTGCTCGCGATACCCTTTTTCATCGGTTTCGTCTGGGCTCCGACCTGGCCGCTGGCGATCGTGTTCCTGATCGGTCCGACGTTCCTCAACTATTTCTATCTTACCCCGGCGGTAACATACGTGCAGAACGCGGTAGCGCCCCGCCAACGCACGCTTGCGGGAGCGGTGCTGCTGCTGATCATGAACCTGATCGGGCTCGGTCTTGGGCCGACATGGCTCGGCATGGCCAGCGACTGGTTCAAGGCGAGCCATCCCGGACATTCGCTGCAACTCGCTTTCTACACACTCGTGCCGTTCTATTTCGTCGCCATCGCACTGCATTTCGCATCGGCGCGCGCGCTACGACGTGAACATTCGGAGACCGCCCCGTGA
- a CDS encoding AMP-binding protein, producing MTAGSMQPYALTLDKFLDHAAKWHGGTEVVTNGPGGSTRIDYAGLRARANRMSGALTALGLNAGDNFATLAWNSQAHLECWYGAMGVGIVCHTLNPRLASAHLATMIHQAQNRVLAVSPGLEPLVHALLDLCPMIEHVIMLDEPGHEHIVPTDPVAKFWNQQDLLDRHGAEMIWGAFEETAPAGLCFTSGTTGAPKGVTYTHRSNYLETVHLLHADVLGLRSRDVVLVAVPMFHANGWGLAFAGPATGARLVLPARDQDGASLARLIEDEKVTVAAGVATVWLGLLDHLERTGGSVPSLERILLGGASVPQALMDRIETRLGVIVQTSWGMTELSPLGTVTPASSDLRRSSTSGRPPVGVDLC from the coding sequence GTGACCGCTGGATCGATGCAGCCCTATGCGCTGACGCTCGACAAATTCCTCGATCACGCAGCGAAGTGGCACGGCGGCACCGAGGTCGTTACAAACGGCCCCGGGGGATCGACGCGCATCGATTATGCAGGGCTGCGAGCCCGTGCGAACCGCATGTCCGGTGCATTGACGGCGCTCGGTTTGAACGCTGGCGACAACTTCGCGACGTTGGCGTGGAACAGCCAGGCTCATTTGGAATGCTGGTATGGAGCAATGGGGGTCGGCATCGTCTGTCACACGCTCAATCCGCGCCTCGCGTCCGCCCACCTCGCGACCATGATCCATCAGGCGCAGAACCGCGTGCTCGCAGTCAGTCCAGGGCTCGAACCGCTCGTTCACGCACTGCTCGACCTTTGCCCGATGATTGAACATGTCATAATGTTGGACGAGCCAGGCCATGAACACATCGTGCCGACAGATCCGGTGGCTAAATTCTGGAACCAGCAGGACCTGCTCGACCGGCATGGCGCCGAGATGATCTGGGGCGCGTTCGAGGAAACCGCCCCGGCCGGTTTGTGCTTCACGTCGGGTACCACGGGCGCCCCCAAGGGCGTCACTTATACTCACCGGTCGAATTATCTTGAGACCGTACACCTATTGCACGCGGACGTGCTTGGACTGAGGTCCAGAGACGTCGTGCTCGTCGCCGTGCCGATGTTCCATGCCAATGGTTGGGGACTTGCCTTCGCCGGCCCGGCGACAGGAGCGCGTCTTGTTTTGCCCGCGCGGGACCAGGACGGCGCGAGCCTCGCCCGTCTGATTGAGGACGAAAAGGTCACCGTCGCTGCTGGCGTGGCGACAGTATGGCTCGGACTGCTCGATCACCTCGAACGGACCGGGGGCAGCGTACCGTCGCTGGAACGTATTCTGCTGGGTGGAGCCTCAGTACCGCAGGCGCTGATGGACCGGATCGAAACGAGGCTCGGCGTAATCGTTCAGACAAGCTGGGGCATGACCGAGCTCTCCCCGCTCGGCACTGTCACTCCGGCGAGCAGCGATCTTCGTCGATCCTCGACGTCTGGCCGACCGCCGGTCGGCGTCGACCTTTGCTGA